GATAATGAGAGAGTCAAAGAATTTGTCAGAACTATGTCAAACTACTTACCATCTAATCAGTATTTTAGACAATTATTGTTCCTATTTTAAAGGTTATTTTGATCAATGTCAAAATAAAAATACTTTCAACATTACACTAAACAATGTACTAATACCTCTCATCATTTTGGCAAATCACCATTATTCAGATAATAGTCAGAATAAGAAAGAAAATGGATCACAAGATCAGAACGATATGTCAGAAGACAATAACAAGGAGAATGATGTTTAGTGTCTTTATTTCCGACTGAATCAATAGTGTATAGCTAGCAAACAAGAGATTTATAAATTGTACAAATGGCAAGTAAATTTACAAGGCTTAAAAATACTTGAAATTATGCTAGGAAATTGGTAGACTTATTATAAAAAATTTGATTTCGAAAAAGGGATTGATGAAGTGTGAGGGAATTGAAACAAAGCTAATGAAGTCAATCAAAGACACCTGTGAAAATGCTGAGATATGAAATATTTAAAAGTCATAGAAGTTTTAGAATTACATCTTTACCATAAATCAGGATATAAAGAATTTAAAAGATATCCTTACATGAGAATCTGACTCTATGATATATTTGGAAATATATCCGCTATAAATCAATCAAGATTAGCTAAATGAACATTTTCATGTCCCCCCTAATTCTTACACCGATATCTTGTGCTAAATGAATAATGTAGATCTCTAGTTCTTTTTTGCATAGTTTCTAAAATGTTAGTTTCATTCATACAATGTTAGTTTGAATTATCAATATAACAATGACCATCAAGTATACTTCTTAATACTACTACGTTAGTATATTCGATATACCGTTTTCTAATGCTTATATACAAGATATTTCTTTAAGGTTCAAATCACGTTAGAAGATGGAAAGATGGAAAATCTTATGGAAATAATTGTAATAATGGCTTTAAACGATTTCAGAAATATTTTGGATATGTTACTAACGGCCTAATGTTCAAAAATAAGTATATGGTTCACATTCATGAAATGTCTATATACAAGTCCAATTAAAACCAATTTATGATTATGAAAAATCAAGATAATATTTTTTCGATTCTGAATATTTCGGTTTTTTTCGCTCTCTTTTTTGGTTTTATTACACTTATTGTCGCAATTGAATCGGAAAATTATCAAAATATTTTCGGCCAACCATCAACTAATGATAATTTTGAAATACCACCTTCAGAAGATGATCAATCACCATTAGAAAGTTCTCAAACCAATATTCCTGTCGATGATCCAGACAAGATAAGACTAGAAAATATGCAACGCGAGAATCCTGATAATGTACCAAATGATGACTCTTCTCTGCCCCCAGTAAACAACAATAATGATGGTATGGATATCAGCAAACCGATTAAATTAACCGAACTCAATTTTGACGTAACTTCCAGACAATATTCGCTTTTAGTAGTGAATTTCTGGGCTGAATGGTGCGGTCCATGTAAATCGTTATTACCTAAAATTAACGAATTGGCAACCGAATTAAGTGGAAGCGTAGTGTTTGGTAAACTTGATGTTGATGAAAATCCTACTATCGCAAATGTTTTTGAAATACAAAGTATTCCCACTT
This Candidatus Nitrosocosmicus oleophilus DNA region includes the following protein-coding sequences:
- the trxA gene encoding thioredoxin; amino-acid sequence: MKNQDNIFSILNISVFFALFFGFITLIVAIESENYQNIFGQPSTNDNFEIPPSEDDQSPLESSQTNIPVDDPDKIRLENMQRENPDNVPNDDSSLPPVNNNNDGMDISKPIKLTELNFDVTSRQYSLLVVNFWAEWCGPCKSLLPKINELATELSGSVVFGKLDVDENPTIANVFEIQSIPTLIIFKDGEAVDSLTGATTKEQIISAISPYL